In Paeniglutamicibacter kerguelensis, one genomic interval encodes:
- a CDS encoding ABC transporter permease yields MFEFVGERYRQILFASWQHFSLVVQCLILATLIAVGIAALVYRSKTLSSLANGVSAIGLTIPSFAAIGLLIAPFGFGVTPAVIVVAFFAALPILRNAIVGLAGISPATVEAARGIGMSRMRTLATVELPMAWPIILSGIRVSAQMVMGVAAIAAYALGPGLGGFIFSGLSRLGGAKAFESVLAGVIGVVILALILDLILLGIGRLTTPRGIRV; encoded by the coding sequence GTGTTTGAATTTGTTGGCGAAAGATACCGCCAAATATTGTTTGCCTCCTGGCAGCATTTTTCCCTCGTTGTGCAGTGTCTAATCCTCGCAACGCTGATCGCCGTGGGAATCGCGGCACTGGTTTACCGCAGTAAGACCCTGTCATCACTGGCGAACGGGGTGTCGGCCATCGGCCTGACGATTCCGTCCTTTGCCGCCATCGGCTTGTTGATTGCGCCATTCGGGTTCGGTGTGACCCCGGCCGTGATCGTCGTGGCCTTCTTCGCTGCGCTCCCCATCCTCCGCAACGCCATCGTGGGGCTGGCCGGAATATCACCGGCAACGGTTGAAGCTGCACGGGGCATCGGCATGAGCCGCATGCGCACGCTGGCCACCGTCGAACTCCCGATGGCCTGGCCCATCATTCTCTCCGGGATCCGGGTATCGGCCCAGATGGTCATGGGCGTGGCCGCAATTGCCGCCTATGCGCTGGGCCCCGGGCTCGGCGGATTCATCTTCTCCGGCCTTTCCCGCTTGGGCGGCGCCAAGGCCTTCGAATCGGTCTTGGCCGGCGTCATCGGCGTGGTCATCCTGGCCCTCATTCTTGATCTCATTTTGCTCGGCATCGGCCGACTAACCACCCCGCGAGGTATTCGTGTCTGA
- a CDS encoding SH3 domain-containing protein, which produces METTAALNLRKSANANSKVVLTIPRGSLLSPLQRATNGWYKVKYKSRTGWVSHKFVVTLEQAPSQKFDVHRGHNRTNRVILTYDDCPLNLKGYKSVLDYAAGRNIGLVIAPTGNCLKKFKKKYGVDIAEMARAKGQWIISHTATHPDMRALSCAAGAKELTRGGIATNVGRPPYGAINDNVRCAFKKAHMSIWTWTRTTRDMDVKSKKITISRAAAAGRGETVLMHMHWYGFSPNSIAQIRDRLGKKKVNLCRAYRGADGHGAIKKTPLNLPKSLPC; this is translated from the coding sequence ATGGAAACCACGGCAGCCCTCAACCTTAGAAAAAGTGCTAATGCGAATTCAAAGGTAGTGCTGACGATCCCGCGGGGAAGTTTGCTTTCCCCGCTACAACGGGCGACAAATGGTTGGTACAAAGTGAAGTACAAATCCCGGACCGGATGGGTGAGCCATAAATTTGTTGTGACGCTGGAGCAGGCACCTTCCCAAAAGTTCGACGTACACCGCGGGCACAATCGGACGAACCGCGTCATCCTCACCTATGACGATTGCCCACTGAACCTGAAGGGGTACAAGTCCGTCCTGGACTATGCGGCAGGGCGCAATATCGGGTTGGTGATTGCCCCGACAGGAAATTGTTTGAAAAAGTTCAAGAAGAAGTACGGCGTGGACATTGCAGAGATGGCCCGTGCCAAGGGCCAATGGATCATCAGCCATACCGCCACGCACCCGGACATGCGTGCCCTGTCGTGTGCCGCCGGCGCCAAGGAACTCACCCGCGGCGGCATAGCGACGAACGTTGGCCGTCCGCCCTATGGCGCCATCAATGACAACGTACGTTGCGCCTTCAAGAAAGCTCACATGTCCATCTGGACATGGACACGCACCACACGGGACATGGACGTCAAAAGCAAGAAAATCACCATCTCGAGGGCCGCCGCAGCCGGCCGCGGTGAGACCGTGCTCATGCACATGCACTGGTACGGGTTTAGCCCGAATTCGATTGCGCAGATTCGGGATCGGCTGGGCAAGAAGAAGGTCAATCTTTGCCGTGCATATCGTGGTGCCGACGGGCACGGAGCCATTAAAAAGACCCCACTGAACCTGCCAAAGTCGCTGCCCTGCTAG